The following proteins are encoded in a genomic region of Microcebus murinus isolate Inina unplaced genomic scaffold, M.murinus_Inina_mat1.0 scaf008_hap2_Mmur4.0, whole genome shotgun sequence:
- the KDM5C gene encoding lysine-specific demethylase 5C isoform X7: MEPGSDDFLPPPECPVFEPSWAEFRDPLGYIAKIRPIAEKSGICKIRPPADWQPPFAVEVDNFRFTPRIQRLNELEAQTRVKLNYLDQIAKFWEIQGSSLKIPNVERRILDLYSLSKIVVEEGGYEAICKDRRWARVAQRLNYPPGKNIGSLLRSHYERIVYPYEMYQSGANLVQCNTRPFDNEEKDKEYKPHSIPLRQSVQPSKFNSYGRRAKRLQPDIESYVCRMCSRGDEDDKLLLCDGCDDNYHIFCLLPPLPEIPKGVWRCPKCVMAECKRPPEAFGFEQATREYTLQSFGEMADSFKADYFNMPVHMVPTELVEKEFWRLVNSIEEDVTVEYGADIHSKEFGSGFPVSDSKRHLTPEEEEYATSGWNLNVMPVLEQSVLCHINADISGMKVPWLYVGMVFSAFCWHIEDHWSYSINYLHWGEPKTWYGVPSLAAEHLEEVMKKLTPELFDSQPDLLHQLVTLMNPNTLMSHGVPVVRTNQCAGEFVITFPRAYHSGFNQGYNFAEAVNFCTADWLPAGRQCIEHYRRLRRYCVFSHEELICKMAACPEKLDLNLAAAVHKEMFIMVQEERRLRKALLEKGVTEAEREAFELLPDDERQCIKCKTTCFLSALACYDCPDGLVCLSHINDLCKCSSSRQYLRYRYTLDELPAMLHKLKVRAESFDTWANKVRVALEVEDGRKRSLEELRALESEARERRFPNSELLQRLKNCLSEAEACVSRALGLVSGQEAGPHRVAGLQMTLAELRAFLDQMNNLPCAMHQIGDVKGILEQVEAYQAEAREALASLPSSPGLLQSLLERGQQLGVEVPEAQQLQRQVEQAQWLDEVKRTLAPSARRGTLAVMRGLLVAGASVAPSPAVDKARAELQELLTIAERWEEKAHLCLEARQKHPPATLEAIIREAENIPVHLPNIQALKEALAKARAWIADVDEIQNGDHYPCLDDLEGLVAVGRDLPVGLEELRQLELQVLTAHSWREKASKTFLKKNSCYTLLEVLCPCADAGSDSTKRSRWMEKELGLYKSDTELLGLSAQDLRDPGSVIVAFKEGEQKEKEGILQLRRTNSAKPSPLASSTTASSATSICVCGQVPAGVGALQCDLCQDWFHGRCVSVPHLLSSPRPNPTSSPLLAWWEWDTKFLCPLCMRSRRPRLETILALLVALQRLPVRLPEGEALQCLTERAISWQGRARQALASEDVTALLGRLAELRQRLQAEPRPEEPSACPSAPASDPLREGSGKNMPKVQGLLENGDSVTSSEKVALEEGSGKRDLELLSSLLPQLNGPALELPEATRAPLEELLMEGDLLEVTLDENHSIWQLLQAGQSPDLERIRTLLELEKAERHGSRARGRALERRRRRKVDRGGEGDDPAREELEPKRVRSSGPEAEEAQEEEELEEETGGEGPPTSLPTTGSPSTQENQNGLEPAPGATLGPLAPFSTLTPRLQLPSPQQPPLQQL; this comes from the exons GCCCAGACGAGAGTGAAACTGAACTACTTGGACCAGATTGCCAAGTTCTGGGAAATCCAGGGCTCCTCCTTAAAGATTCCCAATGTAGAACGGCGGATCTTGGACCTCTACAGTCTCAGCAAA ATTGTGGTGGAGGAAGGTGGTTATGAAGCCATTTGCAAGGACCGTCGGTGGGCTCGGGTGGCCCAGCGTCTCAACTACCCACCAGGCAAAAACATTGGCTCCCTGCTACGCTCCCACTATGAACGCATCGTTTATCCCTATGAGATGTACCAGTCTGGAGCCAACCTTGTG CAGTGTAACACACGTCCATTTGATAATGAAGAAAAGGACAAGGAATACAAACCCCACAGCATCCCCCTTCGACAGTCTGTGCAGCCTTCCAAGTTCAACAGCTATGGCCGGCGGGCCAAGAGACTGCAGCCTGAT ATCGAGTCATATGTGTGCCGGATGTGTTCCCGAGGGGATGAAGATGACAAGCTCCTGCTCTGCGATGGCTGTGATGACAACTACCATATCTTCTGTCTGCTGCCTCCTCTGCCTGAGATCCCTAAGGGTGTCTGGCGGTGCCCAAAGTGTGTCATGGCG GAGTGTAAGCGGCCCCCTGAAGCCTTTGGCTTTGAGCAGGCTACCCGGGAATACACTCTGCAGAGCTTTGGCGAGATGGCTGACTCTTTTAAAGCTGACTACTTCAACATGCCCGTGCAC ATGGTACCCACAGAACTTGTGGAGAAGGAGTTCTGGCGACTAGTGAATAGCATTGAGGAAGATGTGACTGTTGAGTATGGAGCTGACATCCATTCCAAAGAATTTGGCAGCGGTTTCCCTGTCAGTGACAGTAAGCGGCACCTGACCCCTGAGGAGGAG GAGTATGCTACCAGTGGTTGGAATCTGAATGTGATGCCAGTGTTGGAGCAGTCAGTACTGTGCCACATCAATGCGGATATCTCCGGCATGAAGGTGCCCTGGCTCTACGTGGGCATGGTCTTCTCTGCCTTTTGCTGGCACATTGAGGATCACTGGAGTTACTCCATTAACTATCTCCACTG GGGTGAGCCAAAGACCTGGTATGGGGTACCATCACTTGCAGCAGAACATTTGGAAGAGGTGATGAAGAAGCTGACACCTGAGCTTTTTGATAGCCAGCCTGACCTCCTGCACCAACTTGTCACCCTCATGAATCCCAACACCCTCATGTCCCATGGTGTCCCG gttGTCCGCACAAACCAGTGTGCAGGAGAATTCGTCATCACCTTCCCCCGTGCTTACCATAGCGGCTTCAACCAAGGCTACAACTTTGCCGAGGCCGTCAACTTTTGCACTGCCGACTGG CTGCCAGCTGGGCGCCAGTGCATTGAGCACTACCGGCGGCTCCGAAGATACTGCGTCTTCTCCCATGAGGAGCTAATCTGCAAGATGGCCGCCTGCCCAGAGAAGCTAGACCTGAACCTTGCGGCTGCTGTGCATAAGGAGATGTTTATCATGGTGCAGGAGGAGAGGCGTCTACGAAAGGCCCTGCTGGAGAAG GGCGTTACGGAGGCTGAGCGAGAGGCGTTTGAGCTGCTCCCAGATGACGAGCGTCAGTGTATCAAGTGCAAGACCACGTGTTTCCTGTCAGCCCTGGCTTGCTATGACTGCCCAGATGGCCTTGTCTGCCTTTCCCACATCAACGACCTCTGCAAGTGCTCCAGTAGCCGGCAGTACCTGCG GTATCGGTACACCTTGGATGAGCTCCCTGCTATGCTGCATAAGCTGAAGGTTCGGGCCGAGTCCTTTGACACCTGGGCCAACAAAGTGCGAGTGGCCCTGGAGGTGGAGGATGGGCGGAAGCGCA GCCTTGAAGAACTGAGGGCTTTAGAATCTGAGGCCCGCGAGCGGAGGTTTCCTAACAGTGAGCTGCTGCAGCGACTGAAGAACTGCCTGAGCGAGGCAGAGGCTTGTGTGTCCCGAGCTCTGGGACTGGTCAGCGGCCAGGAAGCTGG CCCTCACAGGGTGGCTGGTCTACAGATGACCCTGGCTGAGCTCCGGGCCTTTCTGGACCAGATGAACAACCTGCCTTGTGCCATGCACCAGATTGGGGATGTCAAG GGGATTCTGGAACAGGTGGAAGCCTACCAGGCTGAGGCTCGTGAGGCCCTGGCCTCGCTGCCCTCCAGTCCAGGGCTACTGCAGTCCCTCTTGGAGAGGGGGCAgcagctgggggtggaggtgcCTGAGGCCCAGCAGCTCCAACGGCAGGTGGAACAGGCGCAATGGCTGGATGAGGTGAAACGCACACTGGCCCCCTCAGCCCGAAGGGGCACCCTAGCTGTCATGCGGGGACTGTTGGTTGCGGGCGCCAGTGTAGCCCCTAGCCCTGCTGTGGATAAGGCCCGGGCTGAGCTACAAGAGCTGCTGACCATTGCTGAACGCTGGGAGGAGAAAGCCCACCTCTGCCTGGAGGCCAG GCAGAAGCATCCACCAGCCACGCTCGAGGCCATAATCCGTGAAGCAGAAAACATCCCTGTTCACCTGCCCAACATCCAGGCTCTCAAGGAGGCTCTTGCTAAAGCCCGGGCCTGGATTGCCGATGTGGATGAGATCCAA AATGGTGACCACTACCCTTGCTTGGATGACTTGGAGGGCCTTGTGGCTGTGGGCCGAGACCTACCTGTGGGGCTGGAGGAGCTGAGACAGCTGGAGCTGCAGGTACTGACAGCACACTCCTGGAGGGAGAAGGCCTCCAAGACCTTCCTCAAGAAGAATTCTTGCTACACCTTGCTGGAG GTGCTCTGCCCATGTGCAGATGCTGGCTCAGACAGCACCAAGCGCAGCCGGTGGATGGAGAAGGAGCTGGGGTTGTACAAATCCGACACAGAGCTGCTGGGGCTGTCTGCCCAGGacctcagggacccaggctctgtG ATCGTGGCCTTCAAGGAGGGGGaacagaaggagaaggagggtATCCTGCAGTTGCGTCGCACCAACTCAGCCAAGCCCAGTCCACTGGCATCATCGACTACAGCCTCCTCTGCAACCTCTATCTGTGTGTGTGGGCAGGTGCCAGCTGGGGTGGGAGCTCTGCAGTGTGACCTGTGTCAGGACTGGTTCCATGGGCGGTGTGTGTCCGTGCCCCACCTCCTCAGTTCTCCGAGGCCCAATCCCACCTCATCCCCACTGCTGGCCTGGTGGGAATGGGACACCAAATTCCTGTGTCCACTGTGTATGCGCTCACGGCGCCCACGCCTGGAGACCATCCTAGCACTGCTCGTAGCCCTGCAGAGACTGCCTGTGCGACTGCCCGAGGGTGAAGCCCTGCAATGCCTCACAGAGAGGGCCATCAGCTGGCAAGGCCGTGCCAGACAGGCCCTGGCCTCTGAGGATGTGACTGCTCTGTTGGGACGGCTGGCTGAGCTACGCCAACGGCTACAGGCTGAACCCAGGCCTGAGGAGCcctctgcctgcccttcagccccTGCCTCTGACCCACTCAGAGAAGGCAGTGGCAAAAATATGCCTAAG GTCCAGGGCTTGCTGGAGAATGGAGACAGTGTGACCAGTTCTGAGAAGGTAGCCCTGGAGGAGGGCTCAGGTAAGAGAG ATCTGGAGCTGCTGTCCTCACTGTTGCCACAATTGAATGGCCCTGCCTTGGAGCTGCCTGAGGCAACCCGGGCCCCCCTGGAGGAACTCCTGATGGAAGGGGACCTGCTTGAGGTGACCCTGGATGAGAACCACAGCATCTGGCAGCTGCTGCAGGCTGGACAGTCTCCAGACCTGGAGAGGATCCGTACACTTCTGGAG CTGGAGAAGGCAGAGCGCCATGGGAGTCGGGCACGGGGCCGGGCCCTggagaggcggcggcggcggaagGTGGATCGGGGTGGGGAGGGCGATGACCCAGCCCGAGAGGAGCTAGAGCCAAAGAGGGTACGGAGCTCAGGGCCAGAGGCCGAGgaggcccaggaggaggaggagctggaggaggagactGGGGGTGAGGGGCCCCCGACATCCCTCCCCACCACTGGCAGCCCCAGCACCCAGGAGAACCAGAATGGCTTGGAACCAGCACCAGGGGCCACTTTAGGCCCTTTGGCCCCTTTCTCTACTCTGACTCCCCGGCTGCAGCTGCCCAGCCCACAGCAGCCACCTCTGCAACAGTTGTGA
- the KDM5C gene encoding lysine-specific demethylase 5C isoform X2, which translates to MEPGSDDFLPPPECPVFEPSWAEFRDPLGYIAKIRPIAEKSGICKIRPPADWQPPFAVEVDNFRFTPRIQRLNELEAQTRVKLNYLDQIAKFWEIQGSSLKIPNVERRILDLYSLSKIVVEEGGYEAICKDRRWARVAQRLNYPPGKNIGSLLRSHYERIVYPYEMYQSGANLVQCNTRPFDNEEKDKEYKPHSIPLRQSVQPSKFNSYGRRAKRLQPDPEPTEEDIEKNPELKKLQIYGAGPKMMGLGLMAKDKTLRKKDKEGPECPPTIVVKEELGGDVKVESTSPKTFLESKEELSHSPEPCTKMTMRLRRNHSNAQFIESYVCRMCSRGDEDDKLLLCDGCDDNYHIFCLLPPLPEIPKGVWRCPKCVMAECKRPPEAFGFEQATREYTLQSFGEMADSFKADYFNMPVHMVPTELVEKEFWRLVNSIEEDVTVEYGADIHSKEFGSGFPVSDSKRHLTPEEEEYATSGWNLNVMPVLEQSVLCHINADISGMKVPWLYVGMVFSAFCWHIEDHWSYSINYLHWGEPKTWYGVPSLAAEHLEEVMKKLTPELFDSQPDLLHQLVTLMNPNTLMSHGVPVVRTNQCAGEFVITFPRAYHSGFNQGYNFAEAVNFCTADWLPAGRQCIEHYRRLRRYCVFSHEELICKMAACPEKLDLNLAAAVHKEMFIMVQEERRLRKALLEKGVTEAEREAFELLPDDERQCIKCKTTCFLSALACYDCPDGLVCLSHINDLCKCSSSRQYLRYRYTLDELPAMLHKLKVRAESFDTWANKVRVALEVEDGRKRSLEELRALESEARERRFPNSELLQRLKNCLSEAEACVSRALGLVSGQEAGPHRVAGLQMTLAELRAFLDQMNNLPCAMHQIGDVKGILEQVEAYQAEAREALASLPSSPGLLQSLLERGQQLGVEVPEAQQLQRQVEQAQWLDEVKRTLAPSARRGTLAVMRGLLVAGASVAPSPAVDKARAELQELLTIAERWEEKAHLCLEARQKHPPATLEAIIREAENIPVHLPNIQALKEALAKARAWIADVDEIQNGDHYPCLDDLEGLVAVGRDLPVGLEELRQLELQVLTAHSWREKASKTFLKKNSCYTLLEVLCPCADAGSDSTKRSRWMEKELGLYKSDTELLGLSAQDLRDPGSVIVAFKEGEQKEKEGILQLRRTNSAKPSPLASSTTASSATSICVCGQVPAGVGALQCDLCQDWFHGRCVSVPHLLSSPRPNPTSSPLLAWWEWDTKFLCPLCMRSRRPRLETILALLVALQRLPVRLPEGEALQCLTERAISWQGRARQALASEDVTALLGRLAELRQRLQAEPRPEEPSACPSAPASDPLREGSGKNMPKVQGLLENGDSVTSSEKVALEEGSDLELLSSLLPQLNGPALELPEATRAPLEELLMEGDLLEVTLDENHSIWQLLQAGQSPDLERIRTLLELEKAERHGSRARGRALERRRRRKVDRGGEGDDPAREELEPKRVRSSGPEAEEAQEEEELEEETGGEGPPTSLPTTGSPSTQENQNGLEPAPGATLGPLAPFSTLTPRLQLPSPQQPPLQQL; encoded by the exons GCCCAGACGAGAGTGAAACTGAACTACTTGGACCAGATTGCCAAGTTCTGGGAAATCCAGGGCTCCTCCTTAAAGATTCCCAATGTAGAACGGCGGATCTTGGACCTCTACAGTCTCAGCAAA ATTGTGGTGGAGGAAGGTGGTTATGAAGCCATTTGCAAGGACCGTCGGTGGGCTCGGGTGGCCCAGCGTCTCAACTACCCACCAGGCAAAAACATTGGCTCCCTGCTACGCTCCCACTATGAACGCATCGTTTATCCCTATGAGATGTACCAGTCTGGAGCCAACCTTGTG CAGTGTAACACACGTCCATTTGATAATGAAGAAAAGGACAAGGAATACAAACCCCACAGCATCCCCCTTCGACAGTCTGTGCAGCCTTCCAAGTTCAACAGCTATGGCCGGCGGGCCAAGAGACTGCAGCCTGAT CCGGAACCCACAGAGGAAGACATTGAAAAGAATCCAGAGCTGAAGAAGCTCCAGATCTATGGGGCAGGCCCCAAGATGATGGGCCTAGGCCTCATGGCCAAGGATAAGACCCTGCGAAAGAAAG ATAAGGAAGGGCCTGAGTGTCCCCCCACTATAGTGGTGAAGGAGGAGTTAGGTGGGGATGTGAAAGTGGAGTCAACCTCACCTAAGACCTTTCTGGAGAGCAAGGAGGAGCTGAGTcacagcccagagccctgcaCCAAGATGACCATGAGGCTGCGGAGGAACCACAGCAATGCCCAGTTT ATCGAGTCATATGTGTGCCGGATGTGTTCCCGAGGGGATGAAGATGACAAGCTCCTGCTCTGCGATGGCTGTGATGACAACTACCATATCTTCTGTCTGCTGCCTCCTCTGCCTGAGATCCCTAAGGGTGTCTGGCGGTGCCCAAAGTGTGTCATGGCG GAGTGTAAGCGGCCCCCTGAAGCCTTTGGCTTTGAGCAGGCTACCCGGGAATACACTCTGCAGAGCTTTGGCGAGATGGCTGACTCTTTTAAAGCTGACTACTTCAACATGCCCGTGCAC ATGGTACCCACAGAACTTGTGGAGAAGGAGTTCTGGCGACTAGTGAATAGCATTGAGGAAGATGTGACTGTTGAGTATGGAGCTGACATCCATTCCAAAGAATTTGGCAGCGGTTTCCCTGTCAGTGACAGTAAGCGGCACCTGACCCCTGAGGAGGAG GAGTATGCTACCAGTGGTTGGAATCTGAATGTGATGCCAGTGTTGGAGCAGTCAGTACTGTGCCACATCAATGCGGATATCTCCGGCATGAAGGTGCCCTGGCTCTACGTGGGCATGGTCTTCTCTGCCTTTTGCTGGCACATTGAGGATCACTGGAGTTACTCCATTAACTATCTCCACTG GGGTGAGCCAAAGACCTGGTATGGGGTACCATCACTTGCAGCAGAACATTTGGAAGAGGTGATGAAGAAGCTGACACCTGAGCTTTTTGATAGCCAGCCTGACCTCCTGCACCAACTTGTCACCCTCATGAATCCCAACACCCTCATGTCCCATGGTGTCCCG gttGTCCGCACAAACCAGTGTGCAGGAGAATTCGTCATCACCTTCCCCCGTGCTTACCATAGCGGCTTCAACCAAGGCTACAACTTTGCCGAGGCCGTCAACTTTTGCACTGCCGACTGG CTGCCAGCTGGGCGCCAGTGCATTGAGCACTACCGGCGGCTCCGAAGATACTGCGTCTTCTCCCATGAGGAGCTAATCTGCAAGATGGCCGCCTGCCCAGAGAAGCTAGACCTGAACCTTGCGGCTGCTGTGCATAAGGAGATGTTTATCATGGTGCAGGAGGAGAGGCGTCTACGAAAGGCCCTGCTGGAGAAG GGCGTTACGGAGGCTGAGCGAGAGGCGTTTGAGCTGCTCCCAGATGACGAGCGTCAGTGTATCAAGTGCAAGACCACGTGTTTCCTGTCAGCCCTGGCTTGCTATGACTGCCCAGATGGCCTTGTCTGCCTTTCCCACATCAACGACCTCTGCAAGTGCTCCAGTAGCCGGCAGTACCTGCG GTATCGGTACACCTTGGATGAGCTCCCTGCTATGCTGCATAAGCTGAAGGTTCGGGCCGAGTCCTTTGACACCTGGGCCAACAAAGTGCGAGTGGCCCTGGAGGTGGAGGATGGGCGGAAGCGCA GCCTTGAAGAACTGAGGGCTTTAGAATCTGAGGCCCGCGAGCGGAGGTTTCCTAACAGTGAGCTGCTGCAGCGACTGAAGAACTGCCTGAGCGAGGCAGAGGCTTGTGTGTCCCGAGCTCTGGGACTGGTCAGCGGCCAGGAAGCTGG CCCTCACAGGGTGGCTGGTCTACAGATGACCCTGGCTGAGCTCCGGGCCTTTCTGGACCAGATGAACAACCTGCCTTGTGCCATGCACCAGATTGGGGATGTCAAG GGGATTCTGGAACAGGTGGAAGCCTACCAGGCTGAGGCTCGTGAGGCCCTGGCCTCGCTGCCCTCCAGTCCAGGGCTACTGCAGTCCCTCTTGGAGAGGGGGCAgcagctgggggtggaggtgcCTGAGGCCCAGCAGCTCCAACGGCAGGTGGAACAGGCGCAATGGCTGGATGAGGTGAAACGCACACTGGCCCCCTCAGCCCGAAGGGGCACCCTAGCTGTCATGCGGGGACTGTTGGTTGCGGGCGCCAGTGTAGCCCCTAGCCCTGCTGTGGATAAGGCCCGGGCTGAGCTACAAGAGCTGCTGACCATTGCTGAACGCTGGGAGGAGAAAGCCCACCTCTGCCTGGAGGCCAG GCAGAAGCATCCACCAGCCACGCTCGAGGCCATAATCCGTGAAGCAGAAAACATCCCTGTTCACCTGCCCAACATCCAGGCTCTCAAGGAGGCTCTTGCTAAAGCCCGGGCCTGGATTGCCGATGTGGATGAGATCCAA AATGGTGACCACTACCCTTGCTTGGATGACTTGGAGGGCCTTGTGGCTGTGGGCCGAGACCTACCTGTGGGGCTGGAGGAGCTGAGACAGCTGGAGCTGCAGGTACTGACAGCACACTCCTGGAGGGAGAAGGCCTCCAAGACCTTCCTCAAGAAGAATTCTTGCTACACCTTGCTGGAG GTGCTCTGCCCATGTGCAGATGCTGGCTCAGACAGCACCAAGCGCAGCCGGTGGATGGAGAAGGAGCTGGGGTTGTACAAATCCGACACAGAGCTGCTGGGGCTGTCTGCCCAGGacctcagggacccaggctctgtG ATCGTGGCCTTCAAGGAGGGGGaacagaaggagaaggagggtATCCTGCAGTTGCGTCGCACCAACTCAGCCAAGCCCAGTCCACTGGCATCATCGACTACAGCCTCCTCTGCAACCTCTATCTGTGTGTGTGGGCAGGTGCCAGCTGGGGTGGGAGCTCTGCAGTGTGACCTGTGTCAGGACTGGTTCCATGGGCGGTGTGTGTCCGTGCCCCACCTCCTCAGTTCTCCGAGGCCCAATCCCACCTCATCCCCACTGCTGGCCTGGTGGGAATGGGACACCAAATTCCTGTGTCCACTGTGTATGCGCTCACGGCGCCCACGCCTGGAGACCATCCTAGCACTGCTCGTAGCCCTGCAGAGACTGCCTGTGCGACTGCCCGAGGGTGAAGCCCTGCAATGCCTCACAGAGAGGGCCATCAGCTGGCAAGGCCGTGCCAGACAGGCCCTGGCCTCTGAGGATGTGACTGCTCTGTTGGGACGGCTGGCTGAGCTACGCCAACGGCTACAGGCTGAACCCAGGCCTGAGGAGCcctctgcctgcccttcagccccTGCCTCTGACCCACTCAGAGAAGGCAGTGGCAAAAATATGCCTAAG GTCCAGGGCTTGCTGGAGAATGGAGACAGTGTGACCAGTTCTGAGAAGGTAGCCCTGGAGGAGGGCTCAG ATCTGGAGCTGCTGTCCTCACTGTTGCCACAATTGAATGGCCCTGCCTTGGAGCTGCCTGAGGCAACCCGGGCCCCCCTGGAGGAACTCCTGATGGAAGGGGACCTGCTTGAGGTGACCCTGGATGAGAACCACAGCATCTGGCAGCTGCTGCAGGCTGGACAGTCTCCAGACCTGGAGAGGATCCGTACACTTCTGGAG CTGGAGAAGGCAGAGCGCCATGGGAGTCGGGCACGGGGCCGGGCCCTggagaggcggcggcggcggaagGTGGATCGGGGTGGGGAGGGCGATGACCCAGCCCGAGAGGAGCTAGAGCCAAAGAGGGTACGGAGCTCAGGGCCAGAGGCCGAGgaggcccaggaggaggaggagctggaggaggagactGGGGGTGAGGGGCCCCCGACATCCCTCCCCACCACTGGCAGCCCCAGCACCCAGGAGAACCAGAATGGCTTGGAACCAGCACCAGGGGCCACTTTAGGCCCTTTGGCCCCTTTCTCTACTCTGACTCCCCGGCTGCAGCTGCCCAGCCCACAGCAGCCACCTCTGCAACAGTTGTGA